One window of Caloenas nicobarica isolate bCalNic1 chromosome 7, bCalNic1.hap1, whole genome shotgun sequence genomic DNA carries:
- the GSTO1 gene encoding glutathione S-transferase omega-1 isoform X2: protein MSDDRSRSLAKGSAAPGPVPEGVIRLYSMRFCPFAQRTRLVLCAKGISHEVININLKNKPDWFFEKNPFGLVPVLETSKGQLIYESPITCEYLDEAFPGKKLMPSDPYERALQKMLLEQFSKLTSIVFKHVVAVKEGQDTTALKAEIAEKLGKFEEILSKRNTVFFGGDSISMLDYMMWPWFERLEPFQLKDSLSHTPKLQRWMEAMKEDPAVKATMTDPQIYKDYLQLYLKNSPEACDYGL from the exons ATGTCGGACGACCGCTCTCGCAGCTTGGCCAAGG GTAGCGCGGCCCCGGGGCCCGTGCCCGAGGGGGTGATCCGGCTGTACAGCATGCGGTTCTGCCCCTTCGCCCAGCGGACGCGCCTCGTCCTTTGCGCCAAGGGCATCAG CCATGAAGTAATCAACATCAATCTGAAGAACAAACCTGACTGGTTCTTTGAGAAGAACCCTTTTGGGCTGGTTCCTGTTCTGGAGACCAGCAAAGGCCAGCTGATCTATGAGTCCCCGATCACTTGCGAGTATTTGGATGAAGCATTTCCAGGGAAGAAGTTGATGCCTTCAGACCCATATGAGCGAGCCCTTCAGAAGATGCTCTTGGAACAGTTCTCAAAG TTAACATCCATAGTTTTCAAGCATGTTGTGGCAGTCAAAGAAGGACAGGACACCACAGCACTCAAAGCAGAGATTGCTGAAAAGCTTGGCAAATTCGAAGAG ATTCTGTCCAAACGCAACACTGTGTTTTTCGGTGGGGACTCGATCTCCATGCTTGACTACATGATGTGGCCGTGGTTTGAACGTCTGGAACCATTCCAGCTGAAGGA ctCTTTGAGTCACACCCCAAAGCTCCAACGATGGATGGAGGCCATGAAGGAGGACCCTGCTGTCAAGGCTACAATGACTGACCCCCAGATATACAAAGATTACCTCCAGCTCTATTTGAAGAACAGCCCTGAGGCATGTGATTATGGGCTCTGA
- the GSTO1 gene encoding glutathione S-transferase omega-1 isoform X1: MSDDRSRSLAKGSAAPGPVPEGVIRLYSMRFCPFAQRTRLVLCAKGISHEVININLKNKPDWFFEKNPFGLVPVLETSKGQLIYESPITCEYLDEAFPGKKLMPSDPYERALQKMLLEQFSKLTSIVFKHVVAVKEGQDTTALKAEIAEKLGKFEELTAVVLDTFERFKCTETLQHVLRILSKRNTVFFGGDSISMLDYMMWPWFERLEPFQLKDSLSHTPKLQRWMEAMKEDPAVKATMTDPQIYKDYLQLYLKNSPEACDYGL; the protein is encoded by the exons ATGTCGGACGACCGCTCTCGCAGCTTGGCCAAGG GTAGCGCGGCCCCGGGGCCCGTGCCCGAGGGGGTGATCCGGCTGTACAGCATGCGGTTCTGCCCCTTCGCCCAGCGGACGCGCCTCGTCCTTTGCGCCAAGGGCATCAG CCATGAAGTAATCAACATCAATCTGAAGAACAAACCTGACTGGTTCTTTGAGAAGAACCCTTTTGGGCTGGTTCCTGTTCTGGAGACCAGCAAAGGCCAGCTGATCTATGAGTCCCCGATCACTTGCGAGTATTTGGATGAAGCATTTCCAGGGAAGAAGTTGATGCCTTCAGACCCATATGAGCGAGCCCTTCAGAAGATGCTCTTGGAACAGTTCTCAAAG TTAACATCCATAGTTTTCAAGCATGTTGTGGCAGTCAAAGAAGGACAGGACACCACAGCACTCAAAGCAGAGATTGCTGAAAAGCTTGGCAAATTCGAAGAG CTGACTGCTGTTGTCTTGGATACCTTTGAGCGCTTTAAGTGTACGGAGACCTTGCAGCATGTTCTAAGA ATTCTGTCCAAACGCAACACTGTGTTTTTCGGTGGGGACTCGATCTCCATGCTTGACTACATGATGTGGCCGTGGTTTGAACGTCTGGAACCATTCCAGCTGAAGGA ctCTTTGAGTCACACCCCAAAGCTCCAACGATGGATGGAGGCCATGAAGGAGGACCCTGCTGTCAAGGCTACAATGACTGACCCCCAGATATACAAAGATTACCTCCAGCTCTATTTGAAGAACAGCCCTGAGGCATGTGATTATGGGCTCTGA